In a genomic window of Corvus hawaiiensis isolate bCorHaw1 chromosome Z, bCorHaw1.pri.cur, whole genome shotgun sequence:
- the ATP5ME gene encoding ATP synthase subunit e, mitochondrial, with the protein MIPPVQVSPLIKFTRYSALLVGMIYGKKRYDYLKPIAEEERRIEAEEKKKREELERIAKELAEASEDSILK; encoded by the exons aTGATCCCTCCGGTGCAGGTCTCCCCGCTCATCAAG TTCACCCGGTACTCGGCGCTTCTCGTGGGGATGATCTACGGCAAGAAGAGATACG ACTACCTGAAGCCGATTgctgaagaagagagaagaataGAGGcggaggagaaaaagaaacgtGAAGAACTGGAGCGGATTGCAAAAGAGCTTGCAGAAG CAAGTGAAGATTccatactgaaataa